A window of Silurus meridionalis isolate SWU-2019-XX chromosome 4, ASM1480568v1, whole genome shotgun sequence contains these coding sequences:
- the LOC124383876 gene encoding gonadotropin-releasing hormone II receptor-like isoform X2 — protein sequence MMTFIVMPLDMVWNVTVQWHGGDGLCKLLSFLKLFAMHSSAFILVVISLDRQHAILQPLDTVNAHRRNKRMLVLAWSLSLLLASPQLFIFRAINAEKVDFIQCVTHGIFRDRWQETVYNMFHFVTLYVIPLLVMSCCYTRILVEINRQEHKNKAGESCLRRSRTDMIPKARMKTLKMTIIIVLSFIVCWTPYYLLGIWYWFQPEMLKVTPEYVHHLLFVFGNLNTCCDPVIYGLYTPSFRADLARCWGCRSTSDSPRSLQHLSARRGHHSAEQESDPASVKGAEG from the exons ATGATGACATTCATCGTAATGCCACTGGACATGGTGTGGAATGTGACAGTGCAGTGGCATGGTGGTGATGGTCTTTGCAAGTTGCTCAGCTTCCTTAAGTTGTTTGCCATGCATTCCTCTGCATTCATCCTGGTGGTGATCAGCTTGGACCGACAGCATGCCATCCTTCAACCTCTCGACACCGTTAACGCACACCGGCGCAACAAGAGAATGCTGGTTCTGGCATGGAGCCTTAGCCTGCTCCTTGCCTCCCCACAG TTGTTTATCTTCAGAGCAATCAACGCCGAAAAAGTGGATTTCATCCAGTGTGTGACACATGGCATTTTCCGGGATCGTTGGCAAGAGACTGTCTACAACATGTTCCACTTTGTGACTCTCTACGTCATCCCACTGCTAGTTATGAGCTGTTGCTACACCCGCATCCTTGTCGAGATCAACAGACAGGAGCACAAAAACAAAG CGGGGGAGTCTTGTCTCCGGCGCAGCCGAACAGATATGATCCCAAAAGCAAGAATGAAGACACTGAAGATGACCATAATCATAGTCCTGTCATTTATAGTCTGCTGGACTCCATATTACCTGTTGGGAATCTGGTACTGGTTCCAACCAGAGATGCTGAAGGTCACTCCTGAGTATGTCCACCacctgctttttgtttttggtaaTCTGAATACCTGCTGTGACCCAGTAATCTATGGCCTGTACACTCCCTCTTTCCGTGCCGACCTTGCACGCTGTTGGGGCTGCCGTTCAACCAGTGATTCTCCTCGCTCTCTGCAGCATCTCTCCGCTCGACGGGGGCATCACAGCGCAGAGCAGGAGTCTGATCCTGCCAGTGTAAAAGGGGCAGagggttaa
- the LOC124383876 gene encoding gonadotropin-releasing hormone II receptor-like isoform X1, translated as MPRNISLFSPSELDISLQNVSNSSLSPALADWKAPTFTRAAQLRVGATLVLFLFAAVSNLALLISVCRGRGRRLASHLRPLITSLATADLMMTFIVMPLDMVWNVTVQWHGGDGLCKLLSFLKLFAMHSSAFILVVISLDRQHAILQPLDTVNAHRRNKRMLVLAWSLSLLLASPQLFIFRAINAEKVDFIQCVTHGIFRDRWQETVYNMFHFVTLYVIPLLVMSCCYTRILVEINRQEHKNKAGESCLRRSRTDMIPKARMKTLKMTIIIVLSFIVCWTPYYLLGIWYWFQPEMLKVTPEYVHHLLFVFGNLNTCCDPVIYGLYTPSFRADLARCWGCRSTSDSPRSLQHLSARRGHHSAEQESDPASVKGAEG; from the exons ATGCCGAgaaacatctctctcttttcacctTCAGAGCTGGACATCTCTCTGCAGAATGTCTCAAACTCTTCCCTGTCCCCCGCACTGGCTGACTGGAAAGCTCCCACATTCACTAGGGCGGCACAGTTACGCGTCGGCGCCACACTGGTACTCTTTCTGTTTGCAGCAGTCAGTAACTTGGCACTTCTCATAAGCGTGTGTCGCGGGCGCGGACGACGCCTGGCCTCCCACCTGCGGCCCCTCATTACGAGCCTGGCTACAGCAGATTTGATGATGACATTCATCGTAATGCCACTGGACATGGTGTGGAATGTGACAGTGCAGTGGCATGGTGGTGATGGTCTTTGCAAGTTGCTCAGCTTCCTTAAGTTGTTTGCCATGCATTCCTCTGCATTCATCCTGGTGGTGATCAGCTTGGACCGACAGCATGCCATCCTTCAACCTCTCGACACCGTTAACGCACACCGGCGCAACAAGAGAATGCTGGTTCTGGCATGGAGCCTTAGCCTGCTCCTTGCCTCCCCACAG TTGTTTATCTTCAGAGCAATCAACGCCGAAAAAGTGGATTTCATCCAGTGTGTGACACATGGCATTTTCCGGGATCGTTGGCAAGAGACTGTCTACAACATGTTCCACTTTGTGACTCTCTACGTCATCCCACTGCTAGTTATGAGCTGTTGCTACACCCGCATCCTTGTCGAGATCAACAGACAGGAGCACAAAAACAAAG CGGGGGAGTCTTGTCTCCGGCGCAGCCGAACAGATATGATCCCAAAAGCAAGAATGAAGACACTGAAGATGACCATAATCATAGTCCTGTCATTTATAGTCTGCTGGACTCCATATTACCTGTTGGGAATCTGGTACTGGTTCCAACCAGAGATGCTGAAGGTCACTCCTGAGTATGTCCACCacctgctttttgtttttggtaaTCTGAATACCTGCTGTGACCCAGTAATCTATGGCCTGTACACTCCCTCTTTCCGTGCCGACCTTGCACGCTGTTGGGGCTGCCGTTCAACCAGTGATTCTCCTCGCTCTCTGCAGCATCTCTCCGCTCGACGGGGGCATCACAGCGCAGAGCAGGAGTCTGATCCTGCCAGTGTAAAAGGGGCAGagggttaa